ATCATGCGAATACAGGTGAAATATGGACCTACAACAGCACGACCAATGCCATTCAAAAAGCTGGCGACGCTTTACTTCCTGGCGAGGTAAAAGGGATGGGATGGGTAACGATGCCCAGCGGTCATCCCAAAGCAGGCCGCAAGCTGCTCGGTATTGTGCAGGGTTCGCCTAATGTGCTGTACTCGCTCTTCGATCCACATGATGGAAGCAGCACGTATGTAGATTTGAATGGTTTGCAGCGAATACCGCTTGAAATTCGCAGCTTCCGTTTGGATGAGCAGAAGAAGCAAATGCTGGTAGGTGCATTCATGATGGGCTTCGGCATCTACGATGTTGAGGAACGTAAGCTCAAAGTATCCGAGGACGCTCCGCTCCAAATCGAAGAAAGTGTTTGGATGAACGGTTATGGTTATGCCGGTTCTTATGTGAGCGCGGAGATTGTCAAATACGATCCGACCCAACCTTACCATATGCCGTACCAACAAACGTGGACGAATCCAATTTTGTTTAAGAGTCTCTCTAACGACGGGGGAGATCGGCCTTTTACGATGGAAACTGCAGACAATAAATTGTTCATTGGCACCGTTGGGCATTATGGCCATCTGGAAGGTGCGATGGCCATCTATGATTCCATCACAAACACATGGGATATTCAGAGTGAAATTGTTGATGATCAAAGCATAGCAGGGCTTGCTTATCAGACCAGTACGGGTATTCTATACGGCGGTACGACCGTCGAAGGTGGGCTAGGCATTGCATCCGCGCCGAATGCCAAAGCAAAGCTGTTCAAATATGATGTCATCCACAAGGTAAAAGTAAAAGAGTGGGATCTGAATATCCCGGAAATTATAGAACCCAAATTAATTGGTGCATTGACCTTTGGTCCCGATGGTTTATTATGGGGCTCCGCGTACGGGAAGATCGATCAAGAAGGCGGTATGGCAGTCGTGCTCTATGCCATTAATCCGGCCACTGATCAAGTTGTTACATACAAAGTTTTGAACAGGAATCAAAAATCATTCGGCAACTGGCGCCAATTTATTATGCGCTGGGGTGACGATGGGCTGCTCTTTGCAGCGATTGGCCGCAAGCTGACGGTCTTCGATACGCATTCGCCTAACTTGAATTATGTCAAACTGCTCGATGATGTGGAAATTTTCGATATTGGCGCAGAGGGGACCATCTATTACAAAGCAGGCGGTGCGATTGGGATTCTCCCAGTGCCACTGAAAGAGGCAACGATTGCTGCGGACTCGGTGGTTCTCGAGAAGATGACGTCCACTACCTTGAAAGTGACAGCTGGAACTCTGATGAACAATAAGGCGGCGAATGTCAATGCGGTTTCCAAAGTGATGTTTACAAGTTCAGATCCAAGCATTGTTTCTATTGTGGATGGCAAGGCGGTTGCGGGGGACACCACGGGAACCGCAACCATTAGTGCTGTTGTTCAAATTGACGGTTCACAGGCACTGACGGTGAACACAATTGCCCTGCAAGTGATTGAGCCTCAGCCATCTGTTACAGGCGCAACCTACCAACAAAGTGTGAACTTGGATGAATGGGTAAGGCTCGATTTAGGTCTGCGGAATGTGCTGAATGTCTCTGGGGTAGATGCCAGTATCTCCTATGACCCAACGAAATATGAGTTTGTCGATGGTCCCGAAATTTTACGGCCTAGTACTGTTATTTCGGATGTATATAACAATGTGAACACGGGGCAGGTGCGGTTTATTATCGGAAATCCAGGTGTTACTGGTGCCGTATATGGGAGTGCGGAATTAATTCGAACCTATTTTAAGGTTAAAAGTGGGGCTAGTCTCGGTGATACAACATTTACTTTCACAGGTGTTGCTGCCGATTCAGAAGGTGCGAAGACCGTGCTTGCTTCTCGGAGCATTCATGTTTTGATTCAAAAGTTGGTGAATAAAGGTCCTTTGTTGGACGCCCTCATGGCTGCGAATGCAGCTTACAATTCAGCCGTTGGCGGCCTGCAGCCAGGTCAATATTTCACGAGTACGCTGGCTAATCTAAAAAGTATTTTACAAGCTGTCATCCATGCAGCGCAGAACATCGCCGATGTAGAAACTGCAACGGAGGAGCAAGTGAATCAAGCTCTCGCTCAACTGCAAGCGGCAACCGTGGAGTTTGAGAGCAATCGGATAACCTCATCCACAGGAGATATTGTCAATGTCGGCGATGGGATCGATATCGGGGATTATAGCTACGTTGCAAGTAGATTGAATATGAAATCAACCGACAGCGGATGGTCATTGCATAAGAAAGCTGATATCAATAAGGATGGTAAAGTGGATCTGGCTGATCTAGCCTTCTTAGCCCAGAAAATCTTGCATTAGGTGCTGGATATTGAAAATAAGGCAGCTGAAAGTACTTATTTATGCGAAAGGCGCCTGCTAGGGATAGATAAGCACTTCTAGCTTGCCTATTCGTCTGTCAGGCTCATCCTCGAGCACAAAATGGTGAAGAACCTGGCCTATGACTAGGTTCTTCACAATTTGTTTTGGAGTGATCGAGGAATTCCCTGAGCTGCTCGCGCGTGGAGATTAAGCCGCTATTATAGCAAAAGTGTCAGGATAGCGGGCTTGGGGGAACTACAGTCCGCTATTATAGCAAAAGTGTCGGGATAGCGGGCTTGAGGGAACTACAGTCCGCTATTTTGGCAAAAAGCACCATGATTACGGGCTTGAGGGAACTACAGTGCGCTAATCCTGCCAAAGTGACCATATTTGCAAGGTTTTCGTGGGAATAAGGTCCTGTAGTTCCGCTATCAACCTCATACCCCTTCTATTTACCCAAATAGCGTACCATAGTTCCCATTGATAGAATTTTGCCCCTTAAAAAGATGCTCATCCCTCAATGCGGCGAAGCCGGTTTTATTGAACGGCTGCGCAAAGAG
Above is a genomic segment from Paenibacillus sp. HWE-109 containing:
- a CDS encoding cohesin domain-containing protein gives rise to the protein MSLSIKNVRILFVLLIFSLLVGMLMPIGHVFADNNPGVPPTEGELPLLNANFENPLVGGKIPDWGTGLGTGATLTIDTGTVASGTKSARLYHPNAGAVKGSSYFESKKVAITGGVPYQAKAKAHYKSMNGGASGIMIRWYDSANTLLTSTQGINTIPVALMPMNTWFSLEVSGIAPSNAAYAAVLFTVNSAATETEAYFDDVHLSKSWLKNGSFEEPFTEGITPGWNWLNNTQLANTSSVITNEKAHSGTQSLKIVDDSATNKASMTSSYFPASPAKRYTVSGSVYMETGSSAVAFFLSFFDNKGIELGRGSSQDLKTYNSWLSFAAEGVAPAGTVAARVTSYSAEASKDVIYVDDFSVSENDDFLNLPVKYGTPYVKNASGKNNIEPISGAKSLVSIVDTARGQIYVTTSGSPGNFYAFDAITGAIIFQKALPEDTTYSLTLAADGNVYTGGALGNISKYDPDAKTLTMIASRPVGVKDSNMMELEGSSAASGSYVFGGTYGTGKVFSYKTDTGEYRDYGNVNPDGDYVHGIAVTDQYVYAGLGSIRHLFRMDRVTGEKTEITLKDKAGNVISGTAGFIHEIWVYNGLIFVANSTSLLVFNESTQEQIFTAGYGDYDVFDTYLSPPDPEHPNLYYWHHANTGEIWTYNSTTNAIQKAGDALLPGEVKGMGWVTMPSGHPKAGRKLLGIVQGSPNVLYSLFDPHDGSSTYVDLNGLQRIPLEIRSFRLDEQKKQMLVGAFMMGFGIYDVEERKLKVSEDAPLQIEESVWMNGYGYAGSYVSAEIVKYDPTQPYHMPYQQTWTNPILFKSLSNDGGDRPFTMETADNKLFIGTVGHYGHLEGAMAIYDSITNTWDIQSEIVDDQSIAGLAYQTSTGILYGGTTVEGGLGIASAPNAKAKLFKYDVIHKVKVKEWDLNIPEIIEPKLIGALTFGPDGLLWGSAYGKIDQEGGMAVVLYAINPATDQVVTYKVLNRNQKSFGNWRQFIMRWGDDGLLFAAIGRKLTVFDTHSPNLNYVKLLDDVEIFDIGAEGTIYYKAGGAIGILPVPLKEATIAADSVVLEKMTSTTLKVTAGTLMNNKAANVNAVSKVMFTSSDPSIVSIVDGKAVAGDTTGTATISAVVQIDGSQALTVNTIALQVIEPQPSVTGATYQQSVNLDEWVRLDLGLRNVLNVSGVDASISYDPTKYEFVDGPEILRPSTVISDVYNNVNTGQVRFIIGNPGVTGAVYGSAELIRTYFKVKSGASLGDTTFTFTGVAADSEGAKTVLASRSIHVLIQKLVNKGPLLDALMAANAAYNSAVGGLQPGQYFTSTLANLKSILQAVIHAAQNIADVETATEEQVNQALAQLQAATVEFESNRITSSTGDIVNVGDGIDIGDYSYVASRLNMKSTDSGWSLHKKADINKDGKVDLADLAFLAQKILH